The DNA region TAAGTGGATTCAAAAACCTACCTCTTTCAAAGTCCAATCTTCAAGGATGGGGCTGGAAGAAAATGCTCGGGTCAGTTGCCTTATTGATAGGAACAGCAGTACTTGGAATACAACCTTAGTACGTGCGGtattcgaggaggaggaagctAATTTAATATGTAGAACTCCCCTAAGTATGACTAACGTCCCTGACAAAATGGTGTGGAGATGTACCAGAAATGGTGAGTTCTCGGTAAGGAGTGCCTACCACCTGATGAATGAGATGGTTGACATGGTACGGGGACAAACTTCGGCAACAACACAGAACTGGACATTATGGGCGAGCATCTGGAAGATAAGGGCCCCCAACGCGTACAAAATGCTACTATGGAGGGCTAGCCTAGAGTCTCTACCAACAACGCTCAACCTCTTCAAAAGGAAAGTAGTGGATGCGCCTTACTGCCCTGTTTGCTTGACTGAGGAAGAAACAGTTAATCACGCTTTGTGGTCATGCAGATCAGCTCAGGTTATATGGGGGAGTAGCTCACGgaaattgcaaaaatttcagacGGTGGAGACCCCTTTCCCTGAGCTTCTATTCCTAATGTTCAATGCATTGGACGAGGAAACGATGCAGGAGGTGGCAGCCACGATATATCAAATCTGGAGGAGAaggaataaaatgatttttgagCACAAGTTTGCGTCCCCAACAGAGGTTGTCATGCTGGCACAACAAGCAgtaattgattttcaagaaGCAAACCGAGGACGATCGGGCGAACCAACAAGGCAAACTTAGCCTGAAGTCCAATGGTCAGCTCCTCCTCCAAACTACCACAAAGTTAACTGGGACGCAGCGGTGGATAGAATCAGGTGCAGAATTGGAATTGGAGTGGTGATTCGAGCTCGGCTGGGAAAATCCTCGCAAGCCTGCGATCTCAGCGAGACTCCTTCCCTGACGCTCAGTTGGCAGAGTCTATGGCAGTCCTCAGGGCAATTAATCTGTGTAGACAGCTTAGTCTTGACCATATCATCCTGGAGGGAGATGCACAGTTGGTGGTAAAGGAAATACAAGAAAGCAAGGATACGTGGAATACTGCAGGCATGATAATACGTGATATTAAGAACATACTCACAGAGTTCAATAGTTGGTCCATTTGTTTTATTCCTAGAGCTTGTAATCGGGTGGCACATAATCTAGCCAGGGATGCCTTGAACCTCTCTAAGGAGAGCATTACTCTGGAGGATTTACCTCCATGTATTCCTCCTTCATGATTAATATTGAATCGGTttgatatcaaaaaaaaaaaaaaaagagtcgtTCGTTTTCCTTAGtaaagaggaagagagaatTCTGAATGATTTTTGAACATGGTGTCTTCTCGTGAACCATGGTGACTGTTATTGCATGTGTTATTGAAGAGATGCTTTTCCACCGAAAGGTTACTTTAACAAAAGATGTATGGTCTATTAAAGTCTATTCTATAGAGTCTATCCACTATACAAGGGAAGGTACTGATGTTCGCTCTTCCTTAAGCCAATTGCAGACaactgaaaaaagaagaaaaaagcaagatcattttttgataatCATAGTAATGGTGAATAAAGGATGAGATATCCATAGAAATATTAAAGCCCTTAGAATTGCATTTAAGTTCTAAACACTGATGCATAAAGGATGTTAAAATTTATCGTAAGTGtcagagataagattaaaaaaataagatttatatcAAACTCATTCTCAGTAGCATTCCTGTTTGGAAGTTTATTTTCTGGTATATAGGTACCGAGACTCCTGGAAAAAGGTGGTTGACAAGCAGAATAAGGGTGCTTGAAAACTTGCTTGGTGATTTtgggcttctttttttttctccgaGTTTCAGTGATGGCATTTCTTGAATAAATTGCTACAACCGGAGGTTTCTttgcctttatttatttattttttaacttatgttTGGTTGGGAGACTATTATTCATAACTCGTTCTCGGTTATGCTCTCCTGCTTTCTACTTCAATTCATAATTATGAGTTTTGCATTCATAATCATAGTTGTAGCTTGCTAAAATTCTGTTCATGTTCCCTTATAGTTGTATAATAGTTTAGTGTCTTATCTCTCACTGCAGTTTATTATGATGGAACCCAGTTCTACTATACCTTCATCGGGGTCTACATCAATCTCCAATGTGATGCATTTGGATAGCTCTATACCTCCAAGTTTGGATAGCCCTCTACCTACAGCTAGTCCTAGTGGTCACCCTCCTATCACATTTTGGAGTAGATAAGAATTATGGAAGCATTTTAGTAGGATCAAAGACGAGGATCATAATGAGCACAAAGTGACTTGCAACTATTGTGGTAAGGTTTTATTATGTTATTCTAAAAAACAAGGTACTGAAGTACCATTATGGGACATGTAAAACCTTTCTTGCTATTGGGATTGGAAGGGATAACCTCCCATCCAAAACGACTGAAGCTAGGAAGGGGAGTGATAGCACAACTAACAGTCCTAGTGTTGAAATTGTGAAGTATAATGAACAGAAGATAAGATGGGTTATagttaaaatgataattttagaTGAGATGTCATTTAGGGTTGTCAAAGGTCAAAGGTTTAAAGAGTTTATGGAATTGAGTACAGATTTCCAATCTCTTCTCGCATTACTATTATGCGAgattgtttgaaattataaatgtCAGAGAAGGACAAGTCAAAGGAAATGTTTATCATATATAGTTATAAGATTTACATCACCACTGATTTATAAACATTGATTCAAAATCTTAACTATATGTGCATAACTCTTTATGTTTATGTCAGAGAAGGACAAGTCAAAGGAAATGTTTATCATATATAGTTATAAGATTTATATCACTACTGATTTATAAGCATTGATTCAAAATCTTAACTATATGTGCATAACGACTCATTTCATTGATAATTATTGAAACTCGCATAAgggaataataaattttatgaaagttttttattataaggtgtgatgacccgtttttatgtgtattttcactgaatgagttatttttaatttaattaatatattggtttatttattttaaattattgtattttaattggttttaatttatttgatgttgtgtttaatttatttagtcattttacggtttttaaaatcgttttcggcggatcggtttttggtttccggagtgaggattggacctcatttcatttcttttctctttttctttttccctatttccttttctttttcttttttttctttcctttctttctttttcttcttcttttcttccccgttttctctctccccgcgcaaccctcttctccttcaccttcccgtcgccgcctgttTGACAGCCCAGTGCGCCGCCATCCGGCCGctgtgtagtgcaccacccccaccaaaaattttccctcccaccagagatcaaccccaccaattttcagggcaatccgaccagccgttagccgccacgcactgCTGGAAGTCACCGCACCAGccctatttttcctctctctcgccggttgctttctcagttCATAACTGCTGCTCGCTGGCAGTGtcgcctacaccacccacccatttttcttccccttccaccggtgaacatccccaccaagtttcacctccatccgagccaccgttagccgccacgagctcctccaagccactcTATTTTTCACTGTTTTCGgcgtcgtcgcaccacctccggccaccatattttcacagcttcttcccatACCTCTTGcctacctaacccacccaatttcgaCCTCGATAGGTTGTCGGAGCAgttcccacaagctcaactccaatttggcctttttccgtttccaccaccacccacagccaaagctcgtttcctttagcttcataaacatctcaagaccattccctatcaatttcctatcttagtttgtccccgttcgaaagtgagtaatttattacccactgccacagtgtaaattacactgttacattgcttttcctttgccgtttgcaacgtcgcgagctttcaaaaaatactgtatagcactgtaagtatttttcaaactctaattttagatttaaatatatttttctcttacaataaatatttactattggttggttgattccggactgagtctgaggagttcgggggtcggatggattgaggacggagttgcttgttttggttgttttgtgattggttggttatttttgccTTGAGGCGTGCTTTACATATTGCAttcatatgatttttatttaaattgagaaaattctgttttattggcgtaaatagattttcgggtggGCGTATCttacgagcccaagccgagatgggttattatttcagtggagctcctttgttcactcaggagcgtaatatactgagtgatgtcccctgagttgtcactggaCAACAACGGGAGTGGgcaggatggtaacgctctacgCATCGACTCCATGGCCATTCGCtggcgaggactagaggatacttggctacgaacgtgcggggcgtggaactggacatcgctcatttaggtgtcatacgcgtggtcgttacttacggtgtgacacaggagccagggtgtgcagatgacccctaagggaggtcatggtgcatacggattaattggttaatggtttgagttggatatgggccaaatagGACTTTTGGTGAGTAttggaaaataatatgtttttggggccaaatgagatttttggcgtgtgtggaaaatatatGGTTTTACGAGTCATGCGCAttgacttttctttcatgcatattgtttgagttttatatgtttttatctagtggtatttggatcttacttacctgcggcaccatttttggtactgtagattttgatgcagagatcgaggaagaggaggaggctgagcccgaggatgcggctccgccggagttctgagttggagttatgctttatagttggtttgaaacaatatttgtgttttgtaatattttattatgtatgttttaaacaactttgtattaaactaagaaaaaatctggtacttagttatatgactttcgttatccgctgcattttcttttgcacatttgttgcttttacacatacttgacactcgtcgatagggtggtgacctgtgttgtcatcatctggacgtcttgattttcccgtgtccttgcgtggggatttgggggcatcacaggtggtatcagagcggtttggctctgggtaaaaccatatgtcccgtaggtagtatcataatgtttttaaagttgtgttttaaaatttattttaagtaaagttgctatttgacatgttttatttgttttatttatttgagtttgtttgcttgttttatttaattagttatgttattgcataatggtttctttcgtttcttattatgtggtttggttttagtttttagttttatgttgttagttttatttatttttcttaaagggggtcaaaggttgtgttatggcaagaaaatggtgagaccaagaaaatctactcaggagccacgggacgatacatcgagagatgattccatagcccaagcaatacggcagatgacggagttcatgcagcaaaattttaggccccaacaaggagggccttggccacaacaacaAGGGCCttggccgcaacaaggagggctttggccatgACAAGGAGGTCCTtagccacatcagggagggccttggctatacctaggagggcctagtggcatggtgcaagctggatgcacctatgagtgctttctggcacatagaactccacacttcaccgGGGAGGAGGATCCaattcaagctggaaagtgggtcagagacttagagagaacttttgaggtgtttGATTGCATTGAGGCGCAACAAgcactctacgccagctatttgttgcaaggcaccgcttctgagtggtgggataccaagagagtaatgctggaatcagaattggggtcttttgctgctgtgacctggcagcgcttcaagaaagagtttaatgatcgcttctttcctgcTTCCATGaagcggcaaaaagcaagagagttctcaagcttagtccaagggagcatgatcgtggaacagtacgcccgaagatttatagaacttgggcgatttgctccccacctcattgccacagaggaaatgtgagccgagcgtttccaggagggtctacgtcctgatatacgccgtatggtggtcagtcaccggatatccactttttaggatttagtggatgtggccactcttgtggagcgagagcataacttgagtatgggctcccctccaggacatcggagtttttctggtgaaggaagtagttcgggttcgccttagaaatttgttcagcagactggaactcgacctcaagcgacttcaggtgtacgtatgggaggacgggtgccaatttgcaaaatttgtaatagagctcatgagggcgagtgtcggctgagaagtggaccccagtgttaccgatgcggccaagtgggacatattgctcgtgagtACCCCGTCAGAGTCCAAGGAAGCTGTGGAGGTAGACGCAGTGGCAGAACAAATCAatggcaaacagtgcaagcccgggtttatgctgtcacacctggagatgttgatgactaggcaccagcgacccatgatgctggagtaattacaggtatggatctaatttaatttaatgttggatttgatttttggtgtattttggtttctcctttatttttggatttcatgggttaatgtgtttggtttagggagagtccgtttatatgagttttatgcttgcactttgtttgattcgggtgcttcacagtcatttgtatcttccagttttgctcggatgtgtaattggTCACGGAgcctttgccgaagtcattggtagtggctctacccaatggtgaaatggtatggtgttccaaggttgctttgagctgccctttgaattttgatagaaggttcttggatgctaatttggtggtgtttaagctgttggtttttgatatcatcctcgagatggattggctataccgatattctatgagtattaattgcagaagtcgggtaattagctttcagcttctagatggtgattgtctgaaATTTGAGGGGAATAAGCTAAaggaaaagccggtaattatatcggcaattcaagaaagaagagagattgcatggggagcggatgccttcttagtccagatggtgtctacgccgtctaaaaagaagtctttggtagatatTCCTGTTGTGGAGGAATTTCCGGATGTGTTTGTAGAAGACTTgtctgggctaccccctgttcgtgaaatggagtttgttatagacttggaacctggagcggctcctgtacataaagctccttacagCATGGCACCgtctgaattgaaagagttgaagactcagttgcaaaaactggtagataaggggttcattcaaccaagtacttcaccgtggAGTGCGCCAgtgctatttgttaaaaaaaaaagatggaaccctccgtgtGTACATTGATTATcaagaattaaataaggtgaccataaaaaataaatatcctctcccacggattgatgatttatttgatcagcttcaaggagcagttgtGTTCTAAAAGATTGATCTGAGACAAGGATGTGcgcaaaactgctttcaggtcaagatatgggcattatgaatttaaggtgatgccgtttgggttagccaatgcccctgctgctttcatggatttaatgaatcgggtatttaggccttatttggattcctttgtggtagtattcattgatgatattctgatttattcccgagatgttgaagagtatgtttatcatcttcgtctagttcttggaaaattgagagaacaccagttgtatgccaagctcagcaagtgtgaattctggttggaggaagtcagatttcttaggcatgtgatttcccgagatggagtggctgttgatcctagtaaggtggaagccattttgtcatggcagcgtctgACGACAGTGTgcgagattcggagtttcttgggactcgctagatattactgaagatttgtggagggatttgctcgcctatccggacctctcacagctttgactcggaagaatacagaatttgtttggttagaCAGGTGTGAGAGAaacttccaggaattgaagaacaggttgacgactgtaccagtgttagcgcttccagaactgcacaagccattcgtagtcttcagctatgcgtctaaatttggattgggttgtgtccttatgcagaagggacgggttgttgcttatgcatcccatcagttaaaggaccatgagaagaattatctgacgcatgatttggaattggctgagattgtttttgctctcaagatctggtggTACTTTTTGTATGAGGaagtttgcgaagtatacaccgatcacaagagcttgaagcacttgttttcccagaaaaatttgaacatgaggcagaggcgatggctagagctaaacAGTGACTACCaatgcgagatcaagtatcatctggaaaaggctaatatagttgctgatgctttgagctgaaaatcgcacttggaagatgaggctgagtcgtcaggattggattctttgctttgcgggatgagaagactccttattgaaagttcacagcaa from Carya illinoinensis cultivar Pawnee chromosome 6, C.illinoinensisPawnee_v1, whole genome shotgun sequence includes:
- the LOC122312704 gene encoding uncharacterized protein LOC122312704, with the protein product MGLEENARVSCLIDRNSSTWNTTLVRAVFEEEEANLICRTPLSMTNVPDKMVWRCTRNGEFSVRSAYHLMNEMVDMVRGQTSATTQNWTLWASIWKIRAPNAYKMLLWRASLESLPTTLNLFKRKVVDAPYCPVCLTEEETVNHALWSCRSAQVIWGSSSRKLQKFQTVETPFPELLFLMFNALDEETMQEVAATIYQIWRRRNKMIFEHKFASPTEVVMLAQQAVIDFQEANRGRSGEPTRQT